One region of Trinickia violacea genomic DNA includes:
- a CDS encoding hydroxymethylglutaryl-CoA lyase codes for MSIPSAVKIVEVGPRDGLQNEKDFVPTPVKIELVNRLAAAGFKNVEAASFVSPKWVPQMADGAEVMNGIERRAGTIYSVLTPNLKGFEGALAARADEIVIFGAASEAFSQKNINCSIAESIARFEPVVAAAKEHGVRVRGSVSCALGCPYQGEVPVASVVDVVERFAALGCDEIDIADTIGVGTPKRTREVFSAVTQSFPRERLSGHFHDTYGQALANIYAALFEGIEIYHASVAGLGGCPYAKGATGNVATEDVLYLMNGLGIETGVDLDQVVAIGDFISTSIGRANVSRAGKALLAKARSQAACS; via the coding sequence ATGTCCATTCCCAGCGCAGTGAAGATCGTCGAAGTCGGCCCGCGCGACGGGCTGCAGAACGAGAAGGATTTCGTGCCGACGCCGGTCAAGATCGAGCTCGTCAACCGGCTTGCCGCAGCGGGCTTCAAGAATGTCGAGGCGGCGTCGTTCGTATCGCCGAAGTGGGTGCCGCAGATGGCCGACGGCGCCGAGGTGATGAACGGCATCGAACGCCGCGCAGGCACGATCTACTCGGTGCTGACGCCGAACCTGAAAGGCTTCGAAGGCGCGCTCGCCGCGCGTGCCGATGAGATCGTGATTTTCGGCGCCGCGAGCGAAGCGTTCTCGCAGAAGAACATCAATTGCAGCATCGCGGAAAGCATCGCGCGCTTCGAGCCGGTCGTCGCGGCAGCGAAAGAGCACGGCGTGCGCGTGCGCGGCAGCGTGTCGTGCGCGCTCGGCTGTCCGTATCAGGGCGAGGTGCCGGTGGCGTCGGTGGTGGACGTCGTCGAGCGCTTTGCCGCGCTCGGCTGCGACGAGATCGATATCGCCGATACGATCGGCGTCGGCACGCCGAAGCGCACGCGCGAAGTATTCAGCGCCGTGACGCAATCGTTCCCGCGCGAACGGCTCTCCGGCCACTTCCACGACACCTACGGGCAGGCGCTCGCGAACATCTACGCGGCGCTCTTCGAAGGCATCGAGATTTATCACGCGTCGGTGGCGGGGCTGGGCGGCTGTCCGTATGCGAAGGGCGCGACCGGCAACGTCGCGACCGAAGACGTGCTGTACCTGATGAACGGCCTCGGCATCGAAACCGGCGTCGATCTCGACCAAGTGGTCGCAATCGGCGATTTCATCTCGACGTCGATCGGCCGCGCGAACGTCTCGCGCGCCGGCAAGGCCTTGCTCGCGAAAGCGCGCAGCCAGGCCGCATGCTCGTAG
- a CDS encoding DUF1289 domain-containing protein: MTTSEATPLQTQDAPQTPAVPSPCINVCKMNADTQWCDGCLRTIDEIRAWSKLDDDGKRAIWAELDLRHASLMEQRKAAAP, translated from the coding sequence ATGACGACCTCAGAAGCCACCCCACTCCAAACTCAGGACGCGCCGCAGACGCCCGCCGTGCCGTCGCCGTGCATCAACGTGTGCAAGATGAATGCCGACACGCAATGGTGCGACGGGTGCCTGCGCACGATCGACGAGATCCGCGCGTGGTCGAAGCTCGACGACGACGGCAAGCGCGCCATCTGGGCGGAACTCGATCTGCGGCACGCGTCGCTAATGGAACAGCGCAAGGCGGCCGCGCCATGA
- a CDS encoding 2-hydroxyacid dehydrogenase encodes MKILFYSSYDDPSVWLNDLARALPRADLRVWKPGDTAPADYAIVWRPPRELFAHRPGLRAVFNLGAGVDAILALEHAHPGTLPREAALVRLEDTGMAAQMAEYVTHAVLRYLRRLDEYARQQTERRWHVLEPHARRTFTVGVLGLGVLGTHVAKTLASFGLPVRGYSRSAKRIDGVTAYAGAEQFDAFLDGVKVLVNLLPSTPDTNDVLNRDTFAKLARGAYLVNVARGAHLVEEDLLEALKDGQIAAATLDVFRKEPLSADHPFWNEPRITITPHSSAETLREESLQQVAQKIEALERGEAISGIVDLARGY; translated from the coding sequence ATGAAGATTCTGTTCTACTCGTCGTATGACGATCCGTCCGTATGGCTCAACGATCTGGCCCGGGCGCTGCCGCGCGCCGACCTGCGCGTATGGAAGCCGGGCGACACCGCGCCCGCCGACTACGCGATCGTCTGGCGTCCGCCGCGTGAATTGTTCGCTCACCGTCCGGGCTTGCGCGCGGTGTTCAATCTCGGCGCCGGCGTCGATGCGATCCTCGCGCTCGAGCACGCGCATCCGGGCACGCTGCCGCGCGAAGCGGCGCTCGTGCGGCTCGAAGACACCGGCATGGCCGCGCAGATGGCCGAATACGTCACGCACGCGGTGCTGCGCTACCTGCGCCGCCTGGACGAGTACGCGCGCCAGCAAACCGAGCGCCGCTGGCACGTGCTCGAACCCCATGCGCGCAGGACGTTCACCGTCGGCGTGCTCGGTCTCGGCGTGCTCGGCACGCACGTCGCGAAGACGCTCGCGTCGTTCGGCCTGCCCGTGCGCGGCTACAGCCGGAGCGCGAAACGCATCGACGGCGTGACCGCCTATGCGGGCGCCGAGCAGTTCGACGCGTTTCTCGACGGCGTGAAGGTGCTCGTGAATCTGCTGCCGAGCACACCCGATACGAACGACGTGCTGAACCGCGACACCTTCGCGAAGCTCGCGCGCGGCGCGTATCTCGTGAACGTCGCGCGCGGCGCGCATCTGGTCGAAGAAGACCTGCTCGAAGCGTTGAAAGACGGTCAAATCGCGGCGGCTACGCTCGACGTGTTCCGCAAGGAGCCGCTGAGCGCCGACCATCCGTTCTGGAACGAGCCGCGCATCACGATCACGCCGCACAGCTCCGCCGAAACGCTGCGCGAAGAAAGCCTGCAGCAGGTGGCGCAGAAGATCGAGGCGCTCGAGCGCGGCGAAGCGATCAGCGGCATCGTCGATTTGGCGCGCGGGTACTGA
- a CDS encoding YbaK/EbsC family protein: MSDEAFTESSGDQTLPDSARRVAQLLRERGHTQSVVMLPETGKTSAEAAAGLGCSVAQIAKSILFRRREDDAPVLVVASGANRVDEKKVAQQVGEIARADAKFVREKTGYAIGGVCPIGHATPPVTLIDADLLELDSLWAAAGHPHAVFNLSPQELVALTGAPVADVALREA; the protein is encoded by the coding sequence ATGTCGGACGAAGCTTTTACCGAATCGAGCGGCGACCAGACGCTCCCCGATAGCGCCCGCCGCGTCGCGCAACTGCTGCGCGAGCGCGGGCACACCCAATCCGTCGTGATGCTGCCGGAAACCGGCAAGACCTCGGCCGAAGCGGCCGCGGGCCTTGGCTGCTCGGTCGCGCAGATCGCGAAATCGATCTTGTTCCGGCGCCGCGAAGACGATGCCCCGGTGCTGGTGGTGGCGAGCGGCGCGAATCGCGTCGACGAAAAGAAAGTCGCGCAGCAAGTCGGCGAAATCGCGCGCGCGGACGCGAAGTTCGTGCGCGAGAAAACCGGCTATGCGATCGGCGGCGTCTGCCCGATCGGGCACGCCACGCCGCCCGTCACGCTGATCGACGCCGACTTGCTCGAACTCGACAGCCTGTGGGCCGCGGCCGGCCATCCGCACGCGGTGTTCAATCTCTCGCCGCAGGAGCTCGTCGCTTTGACGGGCGCGCCCGTGGCCGACGTGGCGCTGCGCGAAGCATGA
- a CDS encoding RBBP9/YdeN family alpha/beta hydrolase, giving the protein MLACTKSTWPPRLVTVPGLHGSEGGHWQTWLERQFARSLRVEQADWDAPHLATWSQAVRDLLAREKGPFVLAAHSFGCLATAHALAHGSHASNVAGVLFVAPASPKKFAFAGAFDARRLGVPSIVIGSETDPWMPLADARELAQRLGSAFVNLGDAGHINVAAGYGPWPRAKYFVDTLVHCAAPLRFRDEPVELAPHALV; this is encoded by the coding sequence ATGCTGGCATGCACCAAATCGACGTGGCCGCCGCGCCTCGTGACGGTACCGGGCCTCCATGGCAGCGAGGGCGGCCACTGGCAGACCTGGCTCGAGCGGCAATTCGCGCGTTCGCTGCGCGTCGAGCAGGCCGATTGGGATGCGCCGCATCTCGCGACCTGGTCGCAGGCCGTGCGCGACTTGCTCGCGCGCGAGAAGGGGCCGTTCGTGCTCGCCGCGCACAGTTTCGGCTGCCTCGCGACCGCGCACGCGTTGGCGCACGGTTCGCATGCGTCGAACGTGGCGGGCGTGCTGTTCGTCGCGCCGGCGAGTCCGAAGAAATTCGCGTTTGCGGGTGCGTTCGATGCGCGGCGCCTCGGCGTGCCGTCGATCGTGATCGGCAGCGAGACCGATCCGTGGATGCCGCTTGCCGACGCGCGCGAGCTGGCGCAGCGCCTCGGCAGCGCGTTCGTGAATCTCGGCGACGCGGGGCATATCAACGTCGCGGCGGGTTACGGGCCGTGGCCGCGCGCGAAGTACTTCGTCGATACGCTCGTGCATTGCGCGGCGCCGCTGCGGTTTCGCGACGAGCCGGTCGAGCTTGCGCCGCACGCGCTGGTTTGA